In the Malus domestica chromosome 16, GDT2T_hap1 genome, one interval contains:
- the LOC103411597 gene encoding aspartyl protease UND-like, with amino-acid sequence MGSKLSYCIGSIRDPNYPHNKLVLGDGAKIEGTSTPLEVYNELYYLTLESISLAERRLEIDPEIFKRTESGSGGTVIDSETIVTFLATSAHVVLRDKVQKLLDGRLEKVEKPGVPSVQVSPEGSDLNVVGIMAQQHYNVAYDLAASQVYFQSIDCQLLDD; translated from the exons ATGGGGTCAAAATTATCTTATTGCATCGGTAGCATAAGGGATCCCAACTACCCTCATAACAAATTAGTCTTAGGCGATGGTGCAAAGATAGAAGGCACTTCAACTCCACTAGAAGTCTACAATGAACTTTACTATCTAACCCTAGAGAGCATCAGCCTCGCGGAAAGACGGCTTGAAATTGATCCAGAAATCTTCAAGAGAACAGAATCAGGCTCGGGTGGAACAGTCATCGATTCCGAAACAATAGTAACCTTCTTAGCCACAAGTGCACACGTTGTGCTTAGAGATAAAGTGCAAAAGTTGCTTGATGGAAGATTGGAAAAAGTGGAAAAGCCCGGTGTTCCTTCAG TACAAGTATCTCCTGAGGGCAGTGACTTGAACGTTGTTGGGATTATGGCACAGCAGCATTACAATGTTGCCTATGATCTTGCTGCAAGCCAGGTTTACTTCCAGAGTATTGATTGTCAACTTCTTGATGATTAA
- the LOC103453318 gene encoding aspartic proteinase CDR1-like yields MAGLFAKSASLSLINLVIFLYLSCLTTNLTASTTTTSAVKTPSRLATKLIHRDSALSPYYNPNATIKDRAISTLKRSRARLACLGAKAGFSSDDDTRAGLVAEDSGAQFMANFSIGEPPVPQLLTIDTGSNLLWVQCLPCTKCFEQTSPIFDPSKSSTYTPLSCSSPYCTISPSDKCDPSNNCKFSHTYFDSTKVAGLIGTEIFTFETSDEGISTVPNVVFGCAQDNDGYNGQPSGIIGLGPSNISLANHMGSKFSYCIGSIRDPNYPHNQLVLGDGAKIEGTSTPLEVYNELYYLTLESISLAERRLEIDPEIFKRTESGSGGTVIDSGTTISFLATGAYYVLRDEVRKLLDGRLEKVEEPGVPSGLCYKGNIREDLTGFPDVVLNFAGGAEVGLDVESAFQDYGEGEFCMAVQLSPEGSDLNVVGIMAQQHYNVAYDLAASQVYFQRIDCQLLDD; encoded by the coding sequence ATGGCAGGCTTATTTGCAAAATCTGCTTCCCTCTCTCTTATTAATCTTGttattttcttatatttatCATGCTTAACCACCAATCTCACGGCCTCCACGACCACAACTTCCGCCGTCAAAACACCAAGCCGTTTGGCCACAAAACTCATTCACCGTGATTCGGCTCTCTCTCCGTACTACAATCCTAATGCAACCATCAAAGACCGTGCTATAAGCACATTGAAACGCTCCAGGGCACGCTTAGCATGCTTGGGAGCAAAGGCCGGTTTTTCCAGTGACGATGACACCCGTGCTGGTCTTGTTGCCGAGGACAGTGGAGCACAATTTATGGCCAATTTCTCAATCGGTGAGCCACCAGTTCCACAGCTCTTAACCATAGACACAGGGAGCAACCTCTTGTGGGTTCAATGCCTTCCTTGCACCAAGTGCTTTGAACAAACAAGTCCGATTTTTGACCCTTCCAAGTCCTCTACATACACCCCATTATCATGCTCATCCCCATATTGCACAATTTCCCCTAGTGACAAATGTGACCCCTCAAACAATTGCAAATTCTCTCACACATACTTTGATAGCACCAAAGTAGCTGGACTTATTGGGACCGAAATTTTCACTTTTGAGACGTCCGACGAAGGCATTAGCACTGTCCCGAATGTTGTTTTTGGTTGTGCCCAGGACAATGATGGTTACAACGGGCAGCCTAGTGGAATAATTGGTCTAGGCCCTTCAAACATATCTTTGGCAAACCACATGGGGTCAAAATTCTCTTATTGCATCGGTAGCATAAGGGATCCTAACTACCCTCATAACCAGTTAGTCTTAGGCGATGGTGCAAAGATAGAAGGCACTTCAACTCCACTAGAAGTCTACAATGAACTTTACTATCTAACCCTAGAGAGCATCAGCCTCGCGGAAAGGCGGCTTGAGATCGATCCGGAAATCTTCAAGAGAACAGAATCAGGCTCGGGTGGAACAGTCATCGATTCCGGAACAACAATATCCTTCTTAGCTACAGGTGCATACTATGTGCTTAGAGATGAAGTTCGGAAGTTGCTTGATGGAAGATTGGAAAAAGTGGAAGAGCCTGGTGTTCCTTCAGGTTTGTGCTACAAGGGGAATATAAGGGAAGATTTAACAGGGTTTCCAGATGTTGTGTTGAACTTTGCAGGTGGGGCTGAAGTAGGGTTAGACGTAGAGAGCGCTTTTCAAGATTATGGTGAGGGTGAGTTTTGCATGGCAGTGCAACTGTCTCCTGAGGGCAGTGACTTGAACGTTGTTGGGATTATGGCGCAGCAGCATTACAATGTTGCCTATGATCTTGCTGCAAGCCAGGTTTATTTCCAGAGGATTGATTGTCAACTTCTTGATGATTAA